The Pseudalkalibacillus hwajinpoensis DNA window CTCTGGTCAATTAAAATGAAGAGGAGTGTTTGCTCATCCTGGAAAATAATTGGCTGGAAGCCCTCGTTTAAGAAGAAGGATTTAAAGATGTCCTGTTGATAGGGGATGTTTGAGTCAAATCCGGTAATTAAACAAACGGTGCCACATGGAGTATGCTCGCTAATGAGATGTTCAAGGTGAGTCACAGCTTCGTTGTCACTTATTACTCCTGCCATCCACTTACTAATCCAGCTTTCTTGTTGGGGTGCGAGTCTCGCTTCATTCAGTATTAAGCGGTTGATATCCTGTGAAATATCAATGAATCGAACTTCGCTTTCGAAAATGATAATAGGGAGACTATGCTGTTCAGCAGTCTCAATAACGTAGTTTGGCACTGTCTTAATGTAATCGCCAATTTCAATACATAGACAAGCCACATCTTTCTCAATCAGTTGATTGATGAAGGTGCTGGCGTGTTGGAGATTTGCTCCCCACCCAATTCCAGTCGTAAGCACACATTCTCTTCCATTCAGGAGGTGCTTCACTTGAGTCAATTCTAGAATATGCGCCCAGGTAATAGGATTTTGAACTCCTCTCGCACCTGCGATGACGCGCGCTTGCTTGAAATGGGGGCGTCTTAGCATGTCGTCTACGGTAAA harbors:
- a CDS encoding PucR family transcriptional regulator — its product is MSNAAFTVDDMLRRPHFKQARVIAGARGVQNPITWAHILELTQVKHLLNGRECVLTTGIGWGANLQHASTFINQLIEKDVACLCIEIGDYIKTVPNYVIETAEQHSLPIIIFESEVRFIDISQDINRLILNEARLAPQQESWISKWMAGVISDNEAVTHLEHLISEHTPCGTVCLITGFDSNIPYQQDIFKSFFLNEGFQPIIFQDEQTLLFILIDQRTRTSRESRLHNVVQQLEAKVKSLYGNIGFGGSFNSVSDISKSLRRAQETINIQHTFQVREPFYKNLHPERLILMDDRANSLEELIRDYLGEVIHYDKENNTDLLETLRVYLENYGSKKDTAEKLFIVRQTLYHRMLKLEEILGDNFIQSEKRLGLEMALLGYTYTKQKEEIEMVKSRSR